Within the Sebaldella sp. S0638 genome, the region TGAACATTCTTCCGTCAAAAGCTTGTTTTAGTGCAATTTCCATTATTTCTCTAGTTATACCTGTTATCTTTATATCCATCTGAAGGGCTGTTATTCCGCCTTTAGTTCCAGCTACTTTAAAATCCATATCTCCAAGGTGGTCTTCAAGTCCCTGAATATCAGTAAGAACTACGAATTCTTCCCCTTCTTTTATAAGTCCCATTGCTATTCCCGCTACAGAACTCTTCATCGGCACACCTGCTGCCATTAATGCAAGCGAACCTCCGCATATACTTGCCTGAGAAGATGATCCGTTAGATTCTGTGATTTCAGAAACTACTCTTATAGTATAAGGAAAATCATCCTGTTTAGGTATCATATATTTTAATGCTCTTTCAGCAAGACTCCCATGTCCCAGTTCTCTTCTTCCCGGTGCTCTCATAAATCCTGCTTCACCTACCGAATAAGGAGGGAAATTATAGTGAAGGAAAAATTTCTTTCTTGATTCTTCTTCCATTCCGTCTACTATCTGCTCATTCTCTCTGCTTCCCAGTGTTACTGTTACCAGCGCCTGTGTTTCCCCTCTTGTAAACAGTGCAGAACCATGCGGTATAGGCAGTGTATCTATCTCTACATCTATTGGTCTTATTTCTTCTGTATTTCTTCCGTCTGGTCTGTTCTTTTTATATAAAATTGATTCTCTGACCATTTTTTTCATCAGATCATGATAGTAATTTTTGAATTCTATTTCTATTTCAGCAGGTATTTCGTTGTTTTCATATAATGTAGCGAACTCTTCAATAAGTCTTTCTTCTAATGCATCTATAGCATCGTCTCTTTCCTGCTTACCATGTTTCTCTATAGCTGCACCAAGTTCTTCAGTAGCTTTTTCATCAATGAATCTTTTTACTTCAGGATTTACTTCCGCTATTTCAAATTCCATTTTGCTTACTTCAAACTGGCTTATGAATTTTTCCTGCTCTGCACACATCTCTTTTATTTTTCCGTGTCCGAACATAATTGCTTCCAGCATGATTTCTTCTGAAATTTCGTTTGCACCTGCCTCGACCATAGTTACCGCATCAGCAGTACCTGCTACCGACAGTTCGATATCACTTATTTCCAGCTGTTCAGGTGTAGGATTCAGTACATATTCTCCTTCTATATATCCCACAGTTACTCCGCCTACCGGCCCTGCAAAAGGTATATCCGATATTGACAATGCTGCTGATACCCCAAGTGTAGCCAGATTTTCCGGAAGATTTACTTCATCATAAGAGATTACAGTTATTACTATATGAACTCCGTAGAAAAATCCTTCGGGAAATAAAGGTCTTATAGGTCTGTCAATTAGTCTTGCTATAAGCACTTCCCCTGTAGAAGGTCTTGATTCTCTCTTTATAAAACCTCCGGGAAACTTACCAGAAGCATAAAACTTTTCTATATAGTCCACTGTCAAAGGGAAAAAGTCTGTCCCTTCTCTTACTGCCTTACTTCTTGTAGCTGTTACCAAAAGCACTGTTTTTCCGCACTCTACTACAACTGCTCCGCTTGCCTGTCTTGCTATTTTTCCGCTGCTTATTTTTACCGTTTTTTCTCCTATTTTCAGTTCATAGGATTTTTCATTAAACATATTATTCCTCCTGTTTATAAATTTAAAACCAAGAAGAGAAGCAAATAACACTTAAATACTCTAATGCACTGTTTCATTTACAATTAGACAGTATTGTCTGACTGATTGTGAATGGGACATTACACTATAACTATGCTGATGCAAAGAATTTAAGAATTACTTACTCCCTTTCTTCTTGATTTATAGTGATTATACCACACATTCCCATAAAATAGCAACTTTCTTATTATGCGTTATTTAATAAATAAATTAAGCTTTTCAGCGTTTATTCATAAAATTTTATAATCAAATGTAACTAATGTTACGTTTTTTTCTTAAAAATTTGTGTAATATATTTATATAAAATAGAAAGCAGGTAATATTATGATAAAAAAAGATATGACACTCGGCGAAATAGTATCAAAATATCCTTCTTCGGTAAATATTTTTAAGTCAAAAAACATAAGCGGGTTTGATGAAAATTCCAAATCAGCCCTTTTAAATAAATTAACACTTGAGATGGCTGCCAAAACTAAAAAGATAAATCTGGAAATACTGCTGGATACTCTGAATTCATCTTTTGATACATATGATGCAGATATTACCGCAGAAACACGGGAATATAAAGCAGGGGGAACTGATGTTTCAGGATTGCTGCCCTGTCCTGTAAGACTTCCGCTTCTGGAAGCTTTCAAAGAATTTGATTCTGATAATCCGGAAATAAAACTAAATTATGATTTGAAATCTGCTTCGTCAGGTTCAGGATGGATGGAAGAACTTATAAAAAAAGATAATATTTCTGAGATACCTGATATATTTATTTCCACAGGTTTTGAACTGTTTTTCAGTCAGAATCTGAAAAACAGGATAAAAAAAGAATCTGCATTTAAAGATAAAACAGGACTTGAAAAATATAATAAAATATTTGATAATACAGATCTGAAAGATCCATATGGTAATTATGCCATGGTTGGTGTGGTGCCTGCTGTTATGCTGGTTAATCCCGCAGAACTGAAAGGAAGAAAATGTCCCAAAACATGGGAAGATATACTAAAACCTGAATTTGAAAAAAGCATCAGCATTCCTATGGGAGACCTTGATCTTTATAATGCAGCGCTTATTACACTGCACAGCAGATTCGGCTATGATGGAATTAAAAAACTGAAAAATAATTTTCTTGATAATCTTCATCCTTCACAAATGATTAAAGCTGATAAACTGAAAGTAAACAAGCCGGCAATTACAATAACACCGTATTTCTTCACAAAAATGCTGCCGGAAAAATCGGAAATGTTTGTAAACTGGCCGAAAGACGGTGCTATAGTTTCACCTATATTTATGCTGATCAAAAATCGTAAAAGTGTTCATCTTGATAAAACAGTGAACTTTCTTTCAAGTAAAAAAACAGGTGAAATACTCTCAAAGCAGGGATATTTTCCAAGTGTGCATCCTGATGTGGAAAATAACATCAAGGACAAAAAATTTCTCTGGGCGGGATGGGACTATTTATATGAAAATGACATAGATCAGATACTTGACAACTGTACGAAAATATTAACCGAAAATACTCAGGAGGTATAAAATGAACTTAATTACTGTATCCGGGCCGCCTTCATCAGGAAAAACAGCCCTTATAATAAAAACTATAGAAAATCTGAAACTTAGAAATCTGAAAGTTGGTGTGGTAAAATTTGACTGTCTCTATACTGATGATGACAAACTTTATGAAAAGGCGGGAGTTCCTGTGAAAAAAGGACTTTCAGGTTCGCTGTGTCCTGACCATTACTTTGTAAGTAATATCGAAGAGGTTGTTCAATGGGGACTAAAAGAAAATCTCGATGTACTTATCACAGAAAGTGCCGGATTATGTAACAGATGTTCGCCTTATATACAAAATATAAAAGCAGTCTGTGTTATAGACAATCTGAGCGGAATAAACACCCCGAAGAAAATCGGTCCTATGCTGAAAACAGCAGATATTGTGGTTATTACAAAAGGAGATATAGTTTCACAGGCTGAAAGGGAAGTTTTTGCTTCAAGAGTAAATTCAGTTAATCCAAATGCTGTGGTTATGCACGTAAACGGACTTACAGGTCAGGGTGCTTATGAATTCTCTACTATAATATATAAAGAAAATGAAAATCTAGAAACGCTTGAAGGAAAAAAATTAAGATTCCCAATGCCTTCCGCTACATGTTCATACTGTCTCGGGGAGACACGTATAGGTGCGGAACATCAAATGGGAAATATCAGAAAAATCGACTTGGGTGATAAATAATGGAAAATAATAAGTTAATAAATAAAACAATTAATGAATTACTAAAAGAATACCCTTTTTTGGAAGAAACTTTTGAGGAAAATCTTATTAATATGTCGGATAAAACAGTTTCTCTCAGAGAGGCTTTGGATAAAATAAATGAATTTGATCTGGAAGACAGGGCTCTTACTAAGAAACAAATCAGCGACCTTATCACTAATTATGTGGATCAAATGTCAGAGATTCTCGGACTGAAAGAAAATAACATAGAAAAGCTTACTCTTCTTCCGGGAACTGATAAAAGCGGGAATAAAGAGAATTTTGAAAAACTTGAAATTTTGAAAGGGGAAATTTTGTGTATTGTAGGTCCTACAGGAAGCGGAAAAAGCAGACTTCTTGCTGATATAGAATGGACAGCGCAGGGTGACACTCCTACCAAAAGGCATATACTTATTAATGACGAAGATGTGGACACTTCACACAGGCTGTCATCGGGAAATAAAATGGTGGCACAGCTGTCTCAGAATATGAATTTTATCATGGATTTAAGTGTCTATGAATTTCTTGAGCTTCATGCTGCCAGCAGAATGGTTGAAAATAAAGAGGAAATAATAAACAGAATTATTGAAAATGCCAATAATCTTGCAGGTGAAAAATTTACCCTTGATACTCCTGTTACCAGTCTTAGCGGCGGTCAGTCACGTGCTCTTATGATATCTGATACTGCGATTTTGAGTTCTTCTCCTATTGTTCTTATAGATGAGATAGAAAATGCAGGGATTGACAGAAAAAAGGCGCTTGAACTGCTTGTAGGCGAAGAAAAAATCGTACTTATGGCTACTCATGACCCTTTACTTGCTCTTATGGGAAATAAAAGGATTGTTATTAATAACGGCGGGATTAAAAATGTTATTGAGACCAGTGATGATGAAAAGGAAATATTTCTGGAATTAGAGGAAATGGATAAGAAAATTCAGGATTTGAGAAAAGATCTTAGATATGGGAAAAAGCTTACTATTTAGGGATATTTATTGAAGGATACCGTACGGTGTCCTTTTTTTAGTTATATTAATACAGCGATTTAAATTTCGTAGAGTTTTGGGGACTTCGATTTGCATTCTAGGATAGTTACATTAATACTTACCATACAGTACTTCATGAGATCGCACATAGTACATTTACATTTTAGGATAGTTATATTAATACTGTGAGTATGTCTATAATGTATGATTTGAAAGAAATATTTACATTCTAGGATAGTTATATTAATACTATAACAGATTAAAAATAAAAAATCAAAGTAGGAGAATTTACATTCTAGGATAGTTATATTAATACCCATCTTGTCAAAAATCTTTTATTTATTATACTCTAAATAAACATTTCTGTCGACCACTTTTTTTCGTCTGAATCAAACTCGACAAAAACATGTCATCTTTTAGCCAAAAATACATTAAATCCCTTATAAAATAAAGGATTGTCGATCTCCATCAGTTTACACCTTACCAGAGATCGACAGACGCGACTTTTCTCCCATACTCCTTATAATCATACAAAAAAATCCCGAAAATTTCCATATGAACAAATCACCGGAAACCTCAGGACTCATAAATCATCTAACCTAAATCAAAAAAATCAAAGCACAGATTACAGAAATAATGCTAAATCCGGGAATAAACATAAAAGCTGAACTTATTCCCAGAAATGAAGCTTTTGGAATTCTTTCCTCTTTCAAAATAACATAAAAATTCCCCATTTTTTCCCAAAACCAAATAATGAAAAAAGCCAATGATATTATAAATAAAACAGAAGAAAATATTAAAATCATCATTGCATTTCCATAATCTCCATACTCACTGTTAAGAACTAATTTTATAATCATAAATAAAATTACATTATATATAATTCCAAAAATAACATTTCTTAACGCTTTCCTTTTGGCAGCTGTCAGCACTTTATTTTTCTCTTTCAAAAAATCCACCATCCTGTACTACTGCCAGGCTCTTGCGCTTGCTTCACACAAAGCTGCGAGCCTTCTCAGAATATTCTTCTTAAAACCTCTCAAAACTGCACCTTTTGATAACAGCATAAAATAATCAAATATAAATGCACAGCCTGATATAAGAACCCACCCCGCTGTTGCCGCAAATAAAAGCGGTGCCAGCTCGCTGAAAGTAATTGTTGTGTATATTGTTCCGGCAATAAGCGCTACATCCAAAAGCAGAAATATAATATAAATAACAGTTGATGCTTTTGCCAGCTTACGAAACACTGTATATTTCAGCTTTGTAGAATAATCACCTGTTTTTACCGGTTCAAATATTACTTTTTTGTAATTTCTTATAGGATGTGTCATACCTAATACGTTTAGCGCTCCTTTAGGTATTATGGTAATCACACCATTTTCTTTTTTTACATAATGCCCTTCTCCGATTTTATTAATCGCAGTTTCGACATGCTCTATACTTTGCAGTATCTCTGTTTCTCCGGATACCTGCTCCGGAAATATTTTGTTAAACATTATTCCTCCCAAACTCCTTTGTCTTTATCATTTTTTCCGGCATTTCCCGTTTCCGGGTTTCCGCTGTTCTTTGCCTTAATATTTCCCGCCGTTCTCTATTTCCAATATCTCCAAAGATTCCTTAATTTTTCTTATTGATATTCCAGATAGTATTAATATCACAATCCCCAGTAAAAATCCAGTAAGTGCAAATATTGTGAATATAATGCTCGAAGCCAGAAGCTGACCTCCGCCTTCTATTTTCAAAAATCTCATTTTCCCAAATGTTAATATTGAAAAAATAAGTATTATTATAGCTAGAATCGTAGATACGGCGCTGAATATTATTAAAATAGTCGTAGGATCATTAAACATGGACATCCCGTTTATCACCCAGCTTGATACGAAATAGATCAATGTTACCACTATTAATACTGTATTCAAGAATTTGCCCCTCTTTGCTACCTTTCTGATATCTTCTATTGTAAAGTCGTTATTTTCTAACATAAATTCCTCCTTAAAATAATTTAGATCGTTCTATCTTATTTTATCCTTTTTATTAATATAAATCAAGTTTTTTGAGTATTTTTTATAATTTTATAACAAATCCTTATTTATACAGAATCTATGCTAAATTTATAATATCTGCCGTAAAATAAAAATTATTCCTCATTAGTTTTTTACTTTATATAAATATTTTCAAAATACAAAAAAAGCGCCGGGATCTTTCCAGACGCTGTCTAATGAATTTCTATAATATAAATAAATTATCTAATCTTTTTTTATTTCCCCTACTGCAAAGTAGTTACCCTCATAGTCGGAAAAATTAAATGTAAGCACTCCGCCCATTTCTATAATATCCCCGACATTTACACCGTTACCGATAAGCCTGTCCCGCATATCCCTGATACCATAACTGGAAAACAGAATAGACGGTGTCCCGAGATTTATCTCCGGAGACATTTTTTCCACAACATTTCTGTCAAATAAAACAATGCTTGCATCAGATGTATCATTGGGAGCCAGCTCAACTGAAAGAACTCCTGCCTCATATGTATCAACCTTGACTTTACTGAACCCCATTTTATCAGTCCAGAAATCAGCAGCTGTTTTGGTATCATTAACATAAATCATCACTTTTCCAAATTTATCGATCATGTTTTTCCTCCTATATCACATAAAAATTTCAAACCATAAACCGCTATTTCATCTACTCCTAATTATAACATACACCATTAATTTTTTACAGCAAAACTATTAACAAAGTGAATCAAAAACTTAAAAATAAAAAATGCCTGCTCTTTCAAACAGACACTTTTTCATCCCAAAAATTACTCAATATTTTATAGTTTCTTTGCCTTGTCTCTAATTATATCCATGACTTCATCAGCACTCCCGGCATTTAGCAGCTGTTCTCTGAAATCTTCATATATCAGCATTTTAGCAAGCTCTGCAAGAAGCATAACGTGAAGATCGCCTCCGTCTTCAGGTGCTGCAATCATAAATATAAGTTTTACAGGTTCCCCGTCCATTGATTCATAATCCATTCCTTCTTTGGAAAACCCTATTGCTATTGACGGCACTTTTACTTCTTTTGATTTCGCATGAGGTATTGCAAGTTCGAATCCCAGACCAGTGGAACTCTGTGCCTCTCTATGTAAAATTCCTTCTTTAAATCCTTCTTTACTCTTAATTTTATCTGCATCGTATAATAACCCTATCATTTCATCAAACAGATCAGCTTTATTTTTAGCTTCTACTTCGAGTTTTATACATCTTTTATCAATTAAGTCCATTAAATCCAATTTAGTCCACTCCTTAAATCCATGATTTATTTTCTGAACCGCAGGCTCTTATTTTAGATTTTACTACTTCTTTCATAGCATTTATACACGGCTTATAGATTTTTCTTACATCATATACTCCCGGATTTTCTGTCAGGAATTTATTTAATGCTGCAAGATTGGCAAGCTTTAATTCTGTATCAAAGTTTACTTTGTTGATACCGCTTTTTACTGCCTTAGTTACCATTTCATCAGGTACACCCGATGAACCGTGTAAAACCAACGGAATACCAGAAGCTTTTTTTATCTCTTCTATTCTGTCATAATTTATCTTTACTTCACCCTTGTAGATACCATGTGCAGTACCTACAGCAATAGCCAGTGAATCACAGTTTGACAGCTTTGCGAATTCTATTGCCTCGTTTACTTCTGTATAAATCGCTTCGTCTACTTCCAGATCGTCTTCTTTTCCGCCTATTACTCCAAGCTCGGCTTCTACTGCCACGTCCAGCGGAGAGGCCATTTTCACTACTTCTTTTACTATTTCTACATTTTTCTCAAAACTTTCGTGTGAAGCATCCATCATAAGCGATGTCCAACCGTATCTGAAAGCTTTTAACAGATAGTTATAATCTTTTCCATGATCCAGATGTAACACTACCGGTACTTTACTTCTTGCAGCGGCTCCTGTTCCCAGATCTCTCAGGTATTCGAATCCCGCATAATCTATTGCACCCTGTGTCACCTGAATTATTACCGGTGAGTTCATCTCCTCGGCTGCTTCTATTATAGCCTTTATCCCTTCAAGGTTTGTATAATTAAAGGCCGGTAAAGCATAACCGTTTTCCAGTGCATTTCTTAATCCCAGTTTTCCAGATATTAACATTCTTTTCTCCTGTTCTGTAATTAAATATATTATCTATTCTAAAAATTTCCTGCGTGTAATTTGGTTATAATAATATTTATACTGTTTCTTTTGCTCCTGCTGGTATAGGTTTTCTTGATAATCCGTATACTATTGCTCCTATTAATGATCCTATTAAAATTGCAATTACCCATAAATATCCTCTTGTTACTATTGGAAGTATTAAGAATCCTCCGTGCGGTGCAGGTACTTGTATTTTCATCAGATAAGATAATACTGCTGATATAGAAGATGCCATCATAAGTATTGGTATATTTACAAGCGGTCTTTCTGCTGCAAACGGTATTGCACCCTCTGTTATATGTGTAGCTCCTAATACATAGTTAACTAATCCTGCTGCTTTTTCATCCTCAGTAAATCTGTTTCTGAAAATTGTTGTTGCTAGTGCTATTACTAACGGCGGTGTAATACATGCTGCTGATACCCCTGCCATAAAGTAGTAGTTTCCTTGCCCAAGCAGGATTGTCCCTGTTACATATGCTGCTTTATTAACCGGCCCTCCAAAGTCAAATGCCGACATACATCCAATTACTATTCCAAGTAAGATCGGGTTAGCTGACTGAAGATTAGCCAGAAAATCCATCATTGATTTATTAATAGCTGCTACCGGTCCTCCGAGAAAAAGCATTAATGCTCCTGTTAACAGTACACCTAATATCGGAAGAATGAAAATTGATTTTAATCCTTCAAACTGTCTTGGTAATCCTGATAATGCCTTTACAAGATACAATACTAAATATCCTGCGAAGAAACCTGCTATGATACCGCCAAGAAACCCGGCTCCTGTTTCATTTGCCAGAAGTCCTCCTACGAATCCTGCTACCATTCCCGGTCTGCTCGAAATAGACGATGCTATAAATGCCGCGAATACCGGAACCATCATAGAAAATGAAGTTCCTCCTATTTTCATAAGTGCTGCTGCTATTTTATTATACTGCTCACTGTTAGGGTCTGCTGAAAAGATTCCCCATAAAAATGATACTGCTATTAAAACTCCACCTGCTACTACGAACGGCAGCATATTTGAAACACCGCTCATAAGGTGCTTATAAATTACTCTTCCTACTGATTCCTGTCCTGATCCTGCATTTGAAGCTTCTGCTTTCACAGCTCCTCCGGCTTTTACTGTTCC harbors:
- a CDS encoding PTS sugar transporter subunit IIA, yielding MDLIDKRCIKLEVEAKNKADLFDEMIGLLYDADKIKSKEGFKEGILHREAQSSTGLGFELAIPHAKSKEVKVPSIAIGFSKEGMDYESMDGEPVKLIFMIAAPEDGGDLHVMLLAELAKMLIYEDFREQLLNAGSADEVMDIIRDKAKKL
- a CDS encoding class II fructose-bisphosphate aldolase, translated to MLISGKLGLRNALENGYALPAFNYTNLEGIKAIIEAAEEMNSPVIIQVTQGAIDYAGFEYLRDLGTGAAARSKVPVVLHLDHGKDYNYLLKAFRYGWTSLMMDASHESFEKNVEIVKEVVKMASPLDVAVEAELGVIGGKEDDLEVDEAIYTEVNEAIEFAKLSNCDSLAIAVGTAHGIYKGEVKINYDRIEEIKKASGIPLVLHGSSGVPDEMVTKAVKSGINKVNFDTELKLANLAALNKFLTENPGVYDVRKIYKPCINAMKEVVKSKIRACGSENKSWI
- a CDS encoding ABC transporter substrate-binding protein, whose protein sequence is MIKKDMTLGEIVSKYPSSVNIFKSKNISGFDENSKSALLNKLTLEMAAKTKKINLEILLDTLNSSFDTYDADITAETREYKAGGTDVSGLLPCPVRLPLLEAFKEFDSDNPEIKLNYDLKSASSGSGWMEELIKKDNISEIPDIFISTGFELFFSQNLKNRIKKESAFKDKTGLEKYNKIFDNTDLKDPYGNYAMVGVVPAVMLVNPAELKGRKCPKTWEDILKPEFEKSISIPMGDLDLYNAALITLHSRFGYDGIKKLKNNFLDNLHPSQMIKADKLKVNKPAITITPYFFTKMLPEKSEMFVNWPKDGAIVSPIFMLIKNRKSVHLDKTVNFLSSKKTGEILSKQGYFPSVHPDVENNIKDKKFLWAGWDYLYENDIDQILDNCTKILTENTQEV
- a CDS encoding VOC family protein, producing the protein MIDKFGKVMIYVNDTKTAADFWTDKMGFSKVKVDTYEAGVLSVELAPNDTSDASIVLFDRNVVEKMSPEINLGTPSILFSSYGIRDMRDRLIGNGVNVGDIIEMGGVLTFNFSDYEGNYFAVGEIKKD
- the pnp gene encoding polyribonucleotide nucleotidyltransferase — encoded protein: MFNEKSYELKIGEKTVKISSGKIARQASGAVVVECGKTVLLVTATRSKAVREGTDFFPLTVDYIEKFYASGKFPGGFIKRESRPSTGEVLIARLIDRPIRPLFPEGFFYGVHIVITVISYDEVNLPENLATLGVSAALSISDIPFAGPVGGVTVGYIEGEYVLNPTPEQLEISDIELSVAGTADAVTMVEAGANEISEEIMLEAIMFGHGKIKEMCAEQEKFISQFEVSKMEFEIAEVNPEVKRFIDEKATEELGAAIEKHGKQERDDAIDALEERLIEEFATLYENNEIPAEIEIEFKNYYHDLMKKMVRESILYKKNRPDGRNTEEIRPIDVEIDTLPIPHGSALFTRGETQALVTVTLGSRENEQIVDGMEEESRKKFFLHYNFPPYSVGEAGFMRAPGRRELGHGSLAERALKYMIPKQDDFPYTIRVVSEITESNGSSSQASICGGSLALMAAGVPMKSSVAGIAMGLIKEGEEFVVLTDIQGLEDHLGDMDFKVAGTKGGITALQMDIKITGITREIMEIALKQAFDGRMFILDKMNAVIPEPRKEVSENAPKIHFMRIDPSKIAILIGPGGKTIKSIIDQTGATIDIEDDGSVAIFVKEKASLDKTIELVKSYTQSVELNAVYTGKVIKLAKFGAFVEVLPGKEGLLHISEIKKERVNKVEDVLKEGQIIKVKVIGMEDENKFNLSMKALENEKVGDNDESAK
- a CDS encoding GTP-binding protein yields the protein MNLITVSGPPSSGKTALIIKTIENLKLRNLKVGVVKFDCLYTDDDKLYEKAGVPVKKGLSGSLCPDHYFVSNIEEVVQWGLKENLDVLITESAGLCNRCSPYIQNIKAVCVIDNLSGINTPKKIGPMLKTADIVVITKGDIVSQAEREVFASRVNSVNPNAVVMHVNGLTGQGAYEFSTIIYKENENLETLEGKKLRFPMPSATCSYCLGETRIGAEHQMGNIRKIDLGDK
- a CDS encoding PTS fructose transporter subunit IIC, with the protein product MGKILAVTGCPTGIAHTFMAEEALKKAAAELGVDIKVETNGAVGVANELTEEEIRDAVGIIVASDKDARTYRFAGKRVIEVPVADGIRRPKELIEQMLAGGGTVKAGGAVKAEASNAGSGQESVGRVIYKHLMSGVSNMLPFVVAGGVLIAVSFLWGIFSADPNSEQYNKIAAALMKIGGTSFSMMVPVFAAFIASSISSRPGMVAGFVGGLLANETGAGFLGGIIAGFFAGYLVLYLVKALSGLPRQFEGLKSIFILPILGVLLTGALMLFLGGPVAAINKSMMDFLANLQSANPILLGIVIGCMSAFDFGGPVNKAAYVTGTILLGQGNYYFMAGVSAACITPPLVIALATTIFRNRFTEDEKAAGLVNYVLGATHITEGAIPFAAERPLVNIPILMMASSISAVLSYLMKIQVPAPHGGFLILPIVTRGYLWVIAILIGSLIGAIVYGLSRKPIPAGAKETV
- a CDS encoding ATP-binding cassette domain-containing protein; the encoded protein is MSEILGLKENNIEKLTLLPGTDKSGNKENFEKLEILKGEILCIVGPTGSGKSRLLADIEWTAQGDTPTKRHILINDEDVDTSHRLSSGNKMVAQLSQNMNFIMDLSVYEFLELHAASRMVENKEEIINRIIENANNLAGEKFTLDTPVTSLSGGQSRALMISDTAILSSSPIVLIDEIENAGIDRKKALELLVGEEKIVLMATHDPLLALMGNKRIVINNGGIKNVIETSDDEKEIFLELEEMDKKIQDLRKDLRYGKKLTI